A region from the Leptospira venezuelensis genome encodes:
- the coxB gene encoding cytochrome c oxidase subunit II: MNWFSFITATSFMPVPATKESGDVDSLYIFLLVSGLISFIILIGGMVIFIFKYRRKTEDQKSAYITHNTLAEFLWSFIPFVIMMIIFAWGWSVFHDLRRVGEKGDVEVHVTARQWAWTFKYANDIEINSPTDKKLVADDPDSTLLKPEIVVVPVGKTIRFILTSDDVLHSFYVPAFRNKMDAVPGRRTTFTFTPIEKGDFTVFCTEYCGTKHSNMMATIRVVDGEQFAAWQAEKLAGMAGANNKGPAERGEALFKGSLGCSGCHSIDGSRIVGPSFKGLYGNKRDFADGSSVVADDAYIKQSILVPTAKIVAGFPPAMSSFQGRIKEDEIKDIIEFIKTLK; encoded by the coding sequence ATGAACTGGTTCTCTTTTATTACGGCGACAAGCTTCATGCCGGTTCCAGCGACTAAAGAATCGGGAGATGTAGACAGCCTCTATATCTTCCTTCTTGTTTCGGGCCTTATCTCTTTTATCATTCTCATTGGGGGAATGGTAATATTCATTTTCAAGTATAGAAGAAAAACTGAAGACCAGAAAAGTGCGTACATCACGCACAATACTCTTGCTGAGTTTCTTTGGTCCTTCATACCTTTCGTGATCATGATGATCATCTTCGCTTGGGGATGGAGTGTATTTCATGATCTTCGCAGAGTCGGAGAGAAAGGAGATGTTGAGGTTCACGTAACTGCTCGTCAATGGGCTTGGACTTTCAAATACGCGAATGATATCGAGATTAATAGCCCTACTGATAAAAAGTTAGTAGCTGATGATCCGGACTCTACACTTCTCAAACCTGAGATCGTTGTAGTTCCTGTAGGTAAAACAATTCGTTTCATTCTTACTTCTGACGACGTTCTACATAGCTTCTATGTTCCTGCGTTCAGGAACAAAATGGATGCGGTTCCCGGCCGAAGAACAACTTTCACTTTCACTCCGATCGAGAAAGGAGACTTCACAGTATTCTGTACTGAGTATTGCGGAACTAAACACTCCAATATGATGGCTACGATCCGCGTGGTAGATGGTGAACAATTCGCTGCTTGGCAGGCTGAAAAGCTGGCTGGAATGGCGGGCGCTAATAACAAAGGACCTGCAGAAAGAGGAGAAGCTCTTTTCAAAGGAAGCCTTGGATGTAGCGGATGTCACTCCATCGACGGATCCAGGATTGTTGGACCTTCTTTCAAAGGTCTTTATGGTAATAAGAGAGACTTCGCAGACGGATCTTCTGTAGTTGCGGACGATGCTTATATCAAACAATCCATCCTTGTTCCAACAGCTAAGATTGTAGCTGGTTTCCCTCCTGCGATGTCTTCTTTTCAAGGAAGAATCAAAGAAGACGAGATCAAGGACATCATCGAATTCATTAAGACGCTTAAATAG
- the cyoE gene encoding heme o synthase: MNSFLSDWNQMIKPRVSSLVLATAVPGLYLGGSTAPSTLLVFMTMLGTFLMSSASFIFNQIIEIDRDSKMKRTANRPLPAGRISAIQAWIVGFAMTFVAFGILYYFANLLTAICAFAALLAYVFLYTILLKPRTHQNIVIGGVAGCVGPLIGYAAVSNSLPLPAWILFLMIFLWTPAHFWALAIFLKEDYSDANFPMLPVVKGVKETGRSILFYTILYVGSVIAFYWAEPSMGWLYMISSVVLSISILYLSVKLFQNPEPKFARGFFFFSILHLFLINILILIDHSIPA, encoded by the coding sequence ATGAATAGTTTTCTTTCAGACTGGAACCAAATGATCAAACCAAGGGTAAGTTCCCTGGTTTTAGCAACAGCCGTGCCTGGTTTATATCTTGGTGGTTCTACAGCACCTAGCACACTTCTGGTCTTTATGACTATGCTAGGGACTTTTTTAATGTCTTCTGCATCTTTTATCTTTAATCAGATCATAGAAATAGATAGAGATTCTAAGATGAAACGAACTGCAAATCGTCCGCTCCCTGCAGGAAGGATCAGCGCTATTCAGGCTTGGATCGTTGGATTTGCGATGACGTTCGTAGCGTTTGGGATCTTATATTATTTTGCAAACTTGCTGACTGCGATATGTGCGTTTGCAGCACTTCTCGCTTATGTTTTTCTTTATACAATTCTTTTAAAACCAAGAACACATCAGAATATTGTAATTGGTGGAGTAGCAGGTTGTGTGGGACCTTTGATCGGTTATGCAGCTGTTAGTAATTCCTTACCTTTACCGGCTTGGATTTTATTCCTGATGATCTTTCTCTGGACCCCAGCACACTTCTGGGCGCTGGCAATCTTCTTGAAAGAAGATTATAGCGACGCAAATTTTCCAATGCTTCCCGTAGTGAAAGGTGTAAAGGAAACTGGACGTTCTATTTTATTCTATACAATTTTGTATGTAGGATCAGTGATCGCGTTCTATTGGGCGGAACCTTCCATGGGCTGGTTATATATGATCTCCTCAGTGGTATTGAGTATCTCCATACTTTATCTTTCCGTAAAATTATTCCAGAATCCAGAACCAAAGTTTGCCAGAGGATTTTTCTTCTTCAGCATTCTTCACTTGTTTTTAATCAATATTTTAATTCTGATCGATCATTCCATCCCTGCCTAA
- a CDS encoding SCO family protein, translating into MAAALILFLPFLSLLSFDTERELPAHAVPAELEGVGLEEKLGNYIDKNLSFVDEQGKQVRIGDYLKEGKPLLLTLVYYRCPTLCSLYLNEISTALKELNLEVGKEFNYVAVSFDPKEKPDLAKAKKEVYVKDYGRGDGSGWSFLTGNDPEIKALSSSLGFSYKWNPYNDQWVHVSVAYVITPEGQISRYLKGIPMEERTLRLSLVEAGNGKIGDLTDSVALFCFQFDPSKNRYTLYAFNIMRIGGFLTVVILAAFLFRFWKKQNSSSTI; encoded by the coding sequence ATAGCTGCGGCTCTTATTCTTTTTCTACCATTCCTATCCCTTCTATCCTTCGATACCGAAAGAGAATTACCTGCTCACGCAGTTCCTGCTGAGCTTGAAGGTGTGGGTCTAGAAGAAAAATTAGGAAATTATATAGATAAGAATTTATCTTTCGTAGATGAGCAAGGCAAACAAGTGCGCATCGGCGACTATCTGAAAGAAGGAAAGCCGCTTCTTCTTACCTTAGTGTATTATAGATGTCCTACACTCTGCAGTCTCTACCTGAATGAGATCTCAACCGCACTTAAAGAATTGAATTTAGAAGTAGGAAAAGAATTCAATTATGTTGCAGTAAGCTTTGATCCAAAAGAAAAACCGGATCTAGCAAAAGCGAAAAAAGAAGTATATGTGAAAGATTATGGAAGAGGGGACGGTTCTGGCTGGAGTTTTTTAACCGGAAATGATCCTGAAATAAAGGCTTTATCTTCCAGTTTAGGTTTTAGCTACAAATGGAATCCTTATAATGATCAATGGGTGCATGTTTCCGTTGCCTATGTGATTACCCCTGAAGGGCAAATTTCCAGATATTTAAAAGGGATCCCAATGGAAGAAAGGACTCTGAGATTATCTCTCGTAGAGGCCGGAAACGGTAAAATCGGCGATTTGACTGACAGTGTTGCCCTTTTTTGCTTCCAATTTGATCCATCCAAAAATAGGTATACATTATACGCGTTCAATATCATGCGAATCGGCGGTTTTCTCACTGTCGTTATCCTTGCAGCGTTCTTATTCCGCTTTTGGAAGAAACAAAACTCGTCTAGTACAATATAA
- a CDS encoding COX15/CtaA family protein, which produces MIASTYSHFRKFSLFLVIYSVLIFLNLLYGPLVRATDSGLACPDWPFCFGKVFPDFDFNIFMEVGHRYYSGFLGIVLIVGAIWAAIVPELRRPFLGFFIIGILLIASQITLGGLTVLLSLDPATVNLHLLNAILFLLCIVTATFKARHLANSAGSNEFLTKQSLFQKDQIPLLVGVLLIFFQIILGGRVSSNYAGLACLEFPTCNGEWIPSVPEPKIQIQVQHRLGAYLVAFYVLLINLYGIFKGFSAETKKYVRTAIILLLIQIGLGVLNVYTKLLKLVTAAHTGVAILLFLSIYAVWVQRASELSKSKVS; this is translated from the coding sequence ATGATCGCTTCTACTTATTCTCATTTCAGAAAGTTTTCTCTCTTTCTGGTAATCTATTCAGTTTTAATTTTTCTAAATTTATTGTATGGCCCTCTTGTAAGAGCTACTGATTCAGGACTTGCTTGTCCTGATTGGCCTTTTTGTTTCGGTAAAGTTTTTCCGGACTTCGACTTTAATATTTTTATGGAAGTCGGACATAGATATTATTCGGGATTTTTAGGAATTGTTCTTATTGTAGGTGCCATCTGGGCAGCAATCGTTCCCGAATTAAGAAGACCTTTCTTAGGTTTTTTTATCATCGGGATATTACTCATCGCTTCTCAAATTACTTTAGGGGGATTAACTGTCCTTCTTTCTCTCGATCCAGCAACAGTAAATCTTCACTTATTGAATGCGATTTTATTTTTACTCTGCATAGTTACTGCGACTTTCAAAGCTCGCCATCTTGCAAACTCCGCAGGTTCAAATGAATTCCTAACAAAACAAAGTTTATTTCAGAAGGACCAAATACCTCTTCTGGTCGGAGTATTATTAATTTTCTTCCAGATCATTTTAGGAGGAAGAGTAAGTTCCAACTACGCGGGACTTGCTTGTTTGGAATTCCCAACATGTAATGGAGAATGGATCCCTTCGGTTCCGGAACCTAAGATACAGATCCAAGTTCAACACAGATTAGGCGCCTACTTGGTCGCATTTTATGTTCTTCTAATAAACCTTTATGGAATATTCAAAGGATTCTCTGCGGAAACTAAAAAATATGTGAGAACAGCGATCATCCTGCTACTCATTCAGATCGGTCTGGGAGTCTTGAACGTATACACAAAACTACTAAAACTAGTGACCGCTGCTCACACCGGAGTTGCCATTCTTCTTTTCTTATCAATATATGCAGTTTGGGTACAGAGAGCTTCTGAGCTGTCTAAGAGTAAGGTTTCATAA